The proteins below are encoded in one region of Paralysiella testudinis:
- the grpE gene encoding nucleotide exchange factor GrpE, which produces MPQQTPHEYNTDETLAADIGHDEHGTADAEADTAELTARIAELEGQLQDEQLRSAAAEQNLRRRHQEELQSAHKFAGQKFAAEMLPVKDYLEMALQDQSGNFEALKMGVQMTLNELQKAFEHTQISEINPQPGDALDPHQHQALQTEESNQAPNSIVRVLKKGYALADRVLRPAMVVVAKAAE; this is translated from the coding sequence ATGCCACAACAAACACCCCACGAATACAACACCGACGAAACCTTGGCCGCCGACATCGGCCACGATGAACACGGCACTGCCGATGCAGAAGCCGACACCGCCGAATTAACCGCACGCATTGCCGAATTGGAAGGCCAGCTGCAAGACGAACAGCTGCGCAGCGCTGCTGCCGAGCAAAATCTGCGCCGCCGCCATCAAGAAGAATTGCAATCGGCACACAAATTTGCCGGGCAGAAATTCGCCGCCGAAATGCTGCCGGTAAAAGACTATCTGGAAATGGCGCTGCAAGACCAAAGCGGCAATTTCGAGGCACTGAAAATGGGCGTGCAAATGACCTTAAACGAATTGCAAAAAGCGTTTGAACACACCCAAATCAGCGAAATCAACCCACAGCCGGGCGATGCGCTCGACCCGCACCAACACCAAGCCTTACAAACCGAAGAGAGCAATCAAGCCCCCAACAGCATCGTGCGCGTGCTGAAAAAAGGCTATGCCCTAGCCGACCGCGTATTGCGCCCGGCCATGGTGGTGGTGGCCAAAGCGGCTGAATAA
- the thiS gene encoding sulfur carrier protein ThiS — protein MNIIINGEAVDFNGHTVADLLAFRQPERPFAVALNQQFVPKQDYAATVLQAGDAVEIVRPVAGG, from the coding sequence ATGAACATCATCATCAACGGCGAAGCCGTCGATTTTAACGGCCATACCGTAGCCGATTTGCTGGCGTTCAGGCAGCCTGAACGCCCGTTTGCGGTGGCGCTAAACCAGCAATTTGTGCCCAAACAGGATTACGCCGCCACCGTATTGCAAGCAGGCGATGCGGTGGAAATCGTGCGCCCGGTGGCGGGTGGATAA
- the galU gene encoding UTP--glucose-1-phosphate uridylyltransferase GalU, producing MSQSIKKCVFPVAGMGTRFLPATKASPKEMLPVVDKPLIQYAVEEAVAAGCTEMVFVTGRNKRSIEDHFDKAYELETELAYRNKNKLLEFVQDILPKNVTCMYIRQAEALGLGHAVLCAQAAVGDNPFAVILADDLIDAAPGALAQMMAAYRRSGNSVLGVETVDSQQTGSYGIVEVDKEAGGQRIRSIVEKPHPDEAPSNLAVVGRYILTPRIFSLLTDLPRGAGGEIQLTDAIARLLQHEPVWAHAFDGVRYDCGSKLGYLEATVAYGLKHPEVGADFAALLQRMAGK from the coding sequence ATGAGTCAATCCATTAAAAAATGTGTTTTCCCCGTGGCCGGTATGGGCACCCGCTTTTTGCCCGCCACCAAAGCCAGCCCCAAAGAAATGCTGCCGGTGGTGGACAAGCCGCTGATTCAATATGCAGTGGAAGAAGCGGTGGCCGCCGGGTGTACTGAAATGGTGTTTGTTACCGGGCGCAATAAACGCAGCATTGAAGACCATTTCGATAAAGCCTATGAGCTGGAAACCGAGCTGGCCTACCGCAACAAAAATAAATTGCTCGAATTTGTGCAAGATATTCTGCCTAAAAATGTAACCTGCATGTACATCCGCCAAGCCGAGGCGCTGGGGCTGGGTCATGCGGTGTTGTGCGCCCAAGCGGCGGTGGGCGACAATCCGTTTGCGGTGATTTTGGCCGACGATCTGATTGATGCCGCCCCCGGCGCTTTGGCGCAGATGATGGCGGCCTACCGGCGCAGCGGCAACAGCGTATTGGGTGTGGAAACCGTAGATTCGCAGCAAACCGGCTCCTACGGCATTGTCGAAGTGGACAAAGAAGCAGGCGGCCAGCGCATCCGCAGCATTGTGGAAAAACCGCATCCGGACGAAGCACCGTCGAATCTGGCGGTGGTGGGGCGCTATATTCTTACGCCGCGTATTTTCAGCCTGCTCACCGATTTACCGCGCGGTGCCGGTGGCGAAATCCAACTCACCGATGCCATCGCCCGCTTGCTGCAACACGAGCCGGTGTGGGCACATGCCTTTGACGGCGTGCGCTACGACTGCGGTAGCAAATTGGGCTATTTGGAAGCCACTGTGGCCTACGGCTTGAAACACCCGGAAGTGGGCGCGGATTTTGCGGCTTTATTGCAGCGCATGGCGGGGAAGTAA
- the thiC gene encoding phosphomethylpyrimidine synthase ThiC, with translation MAVTKPTEAQALDILSQDLAIQFKYPHSDKIYLTGSRADMRVPLRQIRQDDTITAQGAEANPPIPVYDTSGPYGDAAAHIDLKQGLPEIRTAWIAERGDTERLAGLSSEYGQARAHDPKTAHLRFNQITHPLRAKTGRNVSQMHYARQGIITPEMEYVAIRERMNLDKLFRQPEYAKLLKQHAGQSFGANIPTHPDQITAEFVRSEIAAGRAIIPANINHPELEPMIIGRNFRVKINGNLGNSAVTSSLTEEVEKMVWSLRWGADTIMDLSTGAHIHETREWIIRNAPVPIGTVPIYQALEKVGGVAEDLTWDLFRDTLIEQAEQGVDYFTIHAGVLLRYVPLTAQRLTGIVSRGGSIMAKWCLAHHQENFLYTHFDDICEIMKAYDVSFSLGDGLRPGCIADANDEAQFGELHTLGELTAKAWQHDVQVMIEGPGHVPLQRVKQNMTEELQHCFEAPFYTLGPLVTDIAPGYDHITSGIGAANIGWYGTAMLCYVTPKEHLGLPDKEDVRTGIITYRIAAHAADLAKGWPGAQLRDNALSKARFEFRWRDQFRLGLDPERAESYHDQTLPAEGAKIAHFCSMCGPKFCSMKITQEVRDYAAAQKTAQQGMQEKAVEFVQQGGKIYR, from the coding sequence ATGGCCGTTACCAAACCCACCGAAGCCCAAGCCCTCGACATTTTAAGCCAAGATTTGGCGATTCAGTTCAAATACCCCCATTCCGATAAAATCTATCTTACCGGCAGCCGCGCCGATATGCGTGTGCCGCTGCGCCAAATCCGCCAAGACGACACCATCACCGCACAAGGTGCAGAAGCCAATCCGCCAATTCCGGTCTACGACACGTCCGGCCCTTATGGTGATGCTGCAGCGCATATTGACTTAAAACAAGGGCTGCCTGAAATCCGCACGGCGTGGATTGCCGAGCGCGGCGACACCGAGCGCTTGGCCGGATTATCAAGCGAATACGGGCAGGCGCGTGCACACGACCCCAAAACCGCCCACCTGCGTTTCAACCAAATCACCCATCCGCTGCGTGCCAAAACCGGGCGTAACGTCAGCCAAATGCACTATGCCCGCCAAGGCATTATCACGCCGGAAATGGAATACGTGGCCATTCGCGAACGCATGAATCTGGACAAGCTTTTCAGGCAGCCTGAATACGCCAAATTGCTGAAGCAGCACGCCGGCCAAAGCTTCGGCGCCAATATTCCCACCCACCCCGATCAAATCACCGCCGAATTTGTGCGCAGCGAAATTGCCGCCGGCCGCGCGATTATCCCCGCCAACATCAACCACCCCGAGCTGGAACCGATGATTATCGGCCGCAATTTCCGTGTGAAAATCAACGGCAATCTGGGCAATTCGGCGGTTACTTCCTCGCTCACCGAAGAAGTGGAAAAAATGGTGTGGTCGCTGCGCTGGGGCGCGGACACCATTATGGATTTATCCACCGGCGCGCACATTCACGAAACGCGTGAATGGATTATCCGCAATGCGCCGGTGCCCATCGGCACAGTGCCGATTTATCAGGCGCTGGAAAAAGTGGGCGGCGTGGCCGAAGATTTAACTTGGGATTTGTTCCGCGACACCTTAATCGAGCAGGCCGAGCAAGGCGTGGATTATTTCACCATTCACGCCGGCGTGTTGTTGCGTTATGTGCCGCTCACCGCCCAGCGCCTCACCGGCATCGTGTCGCGCGGCGGCTCGATTATGGCCAAATGGTGTTTGGCGCACCATCAGGAAAACTTCCTCTACACCCATTTCGACGACATTTGCGAAATCATGAAAGCCTATGACGTGTCGTTTTCACTGGGCGACGGCCTGCGCCCCGGCTGCATTGCCGACGCCAACGATGAAGCGCAATTCGGCGAATTGCACACCTTGGGCGAGCTCACCGCCAAAGCGTGGCAACACGATGTGCAGGTGATGATTGAAGGCCCCGGCCACGTGCCGCTGCAACGGGTGAAACAAAACATGACCGAAGAGCTGCAACATTGCTTTGAAGCGCCGTTTTACACCTTGGGCCCACTGGTTACGGATATTGCGCCGGGCTACGACCACATCACATCGGGCATCGGCGCCGCCAATATCGGCTGGTACGGCACCGCCATGCTCTGCTACGTTACCCCCAAAGAGCATCTGGGCTTGCCCGACAAAGAAGACGTGCGCACCGGCATCATCACCTACCGCATCGCCGCCCATGCCGCCGATTTGGCCAAAGGCTGGCCGGGTGCACAATTGCGCGACAATGCGCTCTCGAAAGCACGCTTTGAATTCCGCTGGCGCGACCAATTCCGCTTGGGGCTCGACCCCGAACGCGCCGAGAGCTACCACGACCAAACCCTGCCCGCCGAAGGCGCCAAAATCGCCCATTTCTGTTCCATGTGCGGCCCCAAATTCTGCTCAATGAAAATCACCCAAGAAGTGCGCGACTATGCCGCCGCACAAAAAACCGCACAGCAAGGGATGCAGGAAAAAGCGGTGGAGTTTGTGCAGCAGGGTGGCAAGATTTACCGCTAG
- the nhaC gene encoding Na+/H+ antiporter NhaC has protein sequence MQGLVPLLVLKKGEAALLAALSVLLMGSAIIYFEWVPQLALLAALVLLLLVGLAKKVAFADMQQRMAAAVAAAMGAVYLFFFIGLLVSALMMSGAIPTLMYYGFELLSPHYFYVSAFVLTALVGIAVGSSLTTCATLGVAFMGMGDAFGAQMALTAGAVVSGAFFGDKMSPLSDTTGIAASIVGVDLFDHIRNMAYTTVPAFVLTVLLLWWFSGSLNHADLSRAAAFQQQLQATGLVHVYALLPLAVLVGLALRRVNAILAILATVAVALGLTYVHSSPSLAQLGAYFFSGFKLEGDFGAVNSLIGRGGIQSMFFTQTVVVLALSLGGLLFALGVIPALLEAMRHFLTNTARATVSVAATSVGVNVLIGEQYLSLLLAGETFKPVYDRLGLHRRNLSRTLEDAGTVINPLVPWGVCGVFISHTLGVPVLSYLPYAFFCYLSLALTLLFGFSGLTISRKTDAD, from the coding sequence ATGCAGGGTTTGGTGCCATTGCTGGTGTTGAAAAAGGGTGAGGCGGCGCTGTTGGCGGCGCTGTCGGTGTTGCTGATGGGCAGCGCGATTATTTATTTTGAATGGGTGCCGCAGCTGGCTTTGTTGGCGGCTCTGGTGTTGCTGCTGCTGGTGGGTTTGGCCAAAAAAGTGGCGTTTGCCGATATGCAGCAGCGCATGGCCGCTGCTGTGGCCGCGGCGATGGGGGCGGTGTATCTGTTTTTCTTTATTGGGCTGTTGGTGAGTGCGCTGATGATGAGCGGCGCCATCCCCACGCTGATGTATTACGGCTTTGAATTGCTGTCGCCGCACTATTTTTATGTGTCGGCCTTTGTGCTCACCGCGCTGGTGGGCATCGCCGTTGGCAGTAGCCTCACCACTTGCGCCACTTTGGGCGTGGCGTTTATGGGCATGGGCGATGCCTTTGGTGCGCAAATGGCGCTCACCGCCGGGGCAGTGGTGTCGGGCGCGTTTTTCGGCGACAAAATGTCGCCCTTGTCGGACACCACCGGCATTGCCGCCTCGATTGTGGGGGTGGACTTGTTTGACCACATCCGCAATATGGCCTACACCACTGTGCCGGCCTTTGTGCTTACCGTGCTGTTGCTGTGGTGGTTTTCAGGCAGCCTGAACCATGCCGATTTAAGCCGCGCCGCGGCGTTTCAGCAGCAATTGCAAGCCACCGGTTTGGTGCATGTTTATGCTTTATTGCCGCTGGCGGTATTGGTGGGTTTGGCGCTGCGCCGGGTCAACGCCATTTTGGCGATTTTGGCCACGGTGGCGGTGGCGCTGGGGTTAACTTATGTGCACAGCAGCCCGAGTTTGGCGCAGCTGGGGGCGTATTTTTTCAGCGGTTTTAAGTTGGAGGGCGATTTTGGCGCGGTTAACAGCCTGATTGGCCGCGGCGGCATCCAGAGCATGTTTTTCACCCAAACCGTGGTGGTGCTGGCGCTGAGTTTGGGCGGCTTGCTGTTTGCCTTGGGGGTGATTCCAGCCTTGCTCGAAGCCATGCGCCATTTTCTCACCAATACCGCGCGTGCCACGGTGTCGGTGGCGGCCACCAGCGTGGGCGTGAATGTGCTGATTGGCGAGCAATACCTAAGCCTGTTGCTGGCCGGCGAAACCTTTAAGCCGGTATACGACCGCTTGGGGCTGCACCGGCGCAACCTGTCGCGCACATTGGAAGATGCCGGTACGGTGATTAACCCGCTGGTGCCGTGGGGCGTGTGCGGGGTGTTTATCAGCCACACTTTGGGCGTGCCGGTGCTAAGCTATCTGCCTTATGCGTTTTTCTGCTATTTGAGTTTGGCGCTGACCTTGCTGTTTGGTTTTAGCGGGCTCACCATCAGCCGCAAGACGGACGCGGATTAG
- a CDS encoding DUF3079 domain-containing protein, translating to MAKKFPLHPPHPQRICWGCDKYCADTDLQCGNGSIRIQHPAEIDGAQWYLSGDWSNLLSPQQFADIAAERRALEQSQSSTKPHIVLRIKPVK from the coding sequence ATGGCCAAAAAATTCCCCCTGCACCCGCCTCACCCGCAACGCATCTGTTGGGGCTGCGACAAATACTGCGCCGACACCGATTTGCAATGCGGCAACGGCAGCATCCGCATCCAGCACCCCGCCGAAATCGACGGTGCGCAATGGTATTTAAGTGGCGATTGGTCTAATTTATTGTCGCCGCAGCAATTTGCCGACATCGCCGCCGAACGCCGGGCGCTGGAGCAAAGCCAATCCAGCACCAAGCCGCATATTGTGCTGCGTATTAAGCCAGTGAAATAA
- a CDS encoding hemolysin family protein — protein sequence MNIVEAIVILLLLVAVSAFVSCSELALASSRKIKLQILGKEGDVRALDVLQMQEQPGSFITVVQIGLNAVAILAGVVGEAAVRPYLGALLRRFSEADWVSTLASLLSFFVVTSLFVLFADLMPKRFAMIHPERVAVRVVRPMMLMIFLLKPLVWFFDGIANLIFKMLRISTVRQDQLTSEDIYAVVDAGAEAGVLKQQEHYLIENIFDMQSRTVTSTMTTRENIAYFDTSDSADTVLALMAEKPHAKFLVCNGELEKVVGYIESHTLLTHYLKEQNLKLTDKRVLHKALFIPDTLSLYEVLEAFKNAGEDFAVIVNEYALVVGVVTLKDVMSIVMGELVATEEEPQIIRRDEASWLIEGAAPLEDVMRALDIVDFPHSENYETIGGFMMYSLRKIPKKTDFVLFDRYKFEIIDTENLKIDQLLVSFKQTHDKPHDSPAPQPTSGAALVPVQHRDGAKSGQA from the coding sequence ATGAATATTGTTGAAGCCATTGTGATTTTGCTGTTGTTGGTGGCCGTGAGTGCCTTTGTGTCGTGTTCCGAGCTGGCGCTGGCCTCGTCGCGCAAAATCAAATTGCAGATTTTGGGCAAAGAAGGCGATGTGCGTGCGCTGGATGTGTTGCAGATGCAGGAGCAGCCGGGCAGCTTTATCACTGTGGTGCAAATCGGCCTTAATGCGGTGGCGATTCTGGCCGGTGTGGTGGGCGAAGCGGCGGTGCGGCCTTATTTGGGCGCGCTGTTGCGGCGGTTTAGCGAGGCGGATTGGGTGAGCACCTTGGCTTCGCTCTTGTCTTTCTTTGTGGTTACCAGCCTGTTTGTTTTGTTTGCCGACTTAATGCCCAAACGTTTTGCCATGATTCACCCCGAGCGCGTGGCGGTGCGGGTGGTGCGGCCGATGATGCTGATGATTTTTCTGCTCAAGCCCTTGGTGTGGTTTTTCGACGGCATCGCCAATCTGATTTTTAAAATGCTGCGCATTTCCACCGTGCGCCAAGACCAGCTCACCTCGGAAGACATCTATGCCGTGGTGGATGCCGGCGCCGAAGCCGGCGTGCTCAAGCAGCAAGAGCATTATTTGATTGAAAATATCTTCGACATGCAGTCGCGCACCGTTACTTCTACCATGACCACGCGCGAAAACATCGCCTATTTTGACACAAGCGATAGCGCCGACACCGTGCTGGCGCTGATGGCCGAAAAGCCGCACGCTAAATTTTTGGTGTGCAACGGCGAATTGGAAAAAGTGGTGGGCTATATCGAATCGCACACCTTGCTCACGCATTACCTGAAAGAGCAAAATCTCAAGCTCACCGATAAGCGCGTGCTGCACAAAGCCTTGTTTATTCCCGATACGCTCTCGCTGTATGAAGTGCTCGAAGCCTTTAAAAACGCCGGCGAAGATTTTGCCGTGATTGTGAACGAGTATGCGCTGGTGGTGGGGGTGGTGACGCTCAAAGACGTGATGAGCATTGTGATGGGCGAATTGGTGGCCACCGAAGAAGAGCCGCAGATTATCCGGCGCGATGAAGCATCGTGGCTGATTGAAGGCGCCGCACCGCTGGAAGACGTGATGCGCGCGCTGGACATTGTGGATTTTCCGCATTCGGAAAACTATGAAACCATCGGCGGTTTTATGATGTATTCGCTGCGCAAAATCCCCAAGAAAACCGATTTTGTGTTGTTTGACCGCTATAAGTTTGAAATCATCGACACCGAAAACCTGAAAATCGACCAGCTGTTGGTGTCGTTTAAGCAAACGCACGACAAACCCCATGACAGCCCAGCGCCACAGCCGACTTCAGGCGCAGCGCTTGTGCCGGTACAACATCGGGATGGGGCAAAATCCGGCCAGGCTTGA
- a CDS encoding CopD family copper resistance protein produces MSHSYPWAHIVHLFCAIIFAGGVFFEMLVLSALHGQAVDKAARKQAEAAVSRRARKVMPWVVALLFISGLLMAHRYAALLAQPLASAFGLQLSLKIVLAASVLGHFVVAVTKMRRGTLTVAWSRYIHVAVLVQIILIVLLAKTMFYLA; encoded by the coding sequence ATGAGCCACAGCTATCCATGGGCGCATATTGTGCATTTGTTTTGCGCCATTATCTTTGCCGGTGGGGTGTTTTTTGAGATGTTGGTGTTGTCGGCGCTGCATGGGCAAGCGGTGGATAAAGCGGCGCGCAAACAGGCAGAAGCGGCGGTGTCGCGCCGCGCCCGTAAAGTGATGCCGTGGGTGGTGGCTTTGCTGTTTATCAGCGGCTTATTGATGGCACACCGCTATGCCGCGCTGCTGGCACAGCCCTTGGCTTCGGCGTTTGGCTTGCAATTAAGCTTGAAAATCGTGCTGGCGGCCAGTGTGTTGGGGCATTTTGTGGTGGCGGTAACCAAAATGCGCCGGGGCACGCTCACCGTGGCCTGGTCGCGCTATATTCATGTGGCGGTGTTGGTGCAGATTATTTTGATTGTGCTGCTGGCCAAAACCATGTTTTATCTGGCTTGA
- a CDS encoding FAD-dependent oxidoreductase, producing the protein MNIHILGGGLLGRLSALALAKQGFQVALHDSGGREGAQSAAYVAAAMLAPMAEAVDATALVLALGRQSLPLWHDIVRTLPEPVFLQQNGSLMVWHGQDAALAQQFERHLQRAHAGQSVWQRWQAADIAAQEPQLGGRFQAAFYLPGEGQLDNRQTLLALAAALDQHGVACHWHSRADAASLQQANGWLLDCRGFGAKTSWNAAAGSRLRGVRGEVARVWAPEVALTRPVRLLHPRYPLYIAPKPNHVFVIGATQIESEDDSPLSVRGGLELFSALYAVHPAFGEARLLETASGLRPTLNHDNPEIRYCPHRRTVAANGLFRHGFMIGPAVADALARLLCLLREQQSPPPQDTVNGLAWQQWPVA; encoded by the coding sequence ATGAACATCCATATTTTAGGCGGCGGTTTACTGGGGCGTTTAAGTGCGCTGGCGCTGGCCAAGCAAGGCTTTCAGGTAGCCTTGCATGACAGCGGCGGGCGCGAGGGCGCGCAATCGGCGGCCTATGTGGCGGCGGCCATGCTGGCGCCGATGGCCGAAGCGGTAGACGCCACCGCGCTGGTGTTGGCTTTGGGGCGGCAAAGCCTGCCTTTGTGGCACGACATCGTACGCACGCTACCTGAACCGGTGTTTTTACAGCAAAACGGCAGCCTGATGGTGTGGCATGGCCAAGATGCGGCGTTGGCGCAGCAGTTTGAACGGCACTTGCAGCGCGCCCATGCAGGGCAATCCGTATGGCAACGCTGGCAGGCGGCGGATATTGCCGCGCAAGAGCCGCAGTTGGGCGGGCGTTTTCAGGCAGCCTTTTATCTGCCCGGTGAAGGCCAGCTCGACAACCGCCAAACCTTGCTGGCTTTGGCCGCTGCCTTGGATCAGCACGGTGTGGCCTGCCATTGGCACAGCCGTGCCGATGCCGCCAGCTTGCAGCAGGCAAACGGCTGGCTGCTCGATTGCCGTGGTTTTGGTGCCAAAACAAGCTGGAATGCCGCCGCCGGCAGTCGTTTGCGCGGCGTGCGCGGCGAGGTGGCCAGAGTATGGGCGCCGGAAGTGGCGCTCACCCGCCCGGTGCGGCTGCTGCATCCGCGCTATCCGCTCTATATTGCGCCCAAACCCAATCATGTATTTGTGATTGGCGCCACCCAGATTGAAAGCGAAGACGACAGCCCGCTGTCGGTGCGCGGCGGTTTGGAGTTGTTTTCGGCGCTGTATGCCGTGCATCCGGCCTTTGGCGAAGCACGGCTGCTGGAAACCGCCAGCGGCCTGCGCCCCACCTTAAACCACGACAACCCGGAAATCCGCTATTGCCCGCACCGCCGCACCGTGGCCGCCAACGGCCTGTTTCGGCACGGTTTTATGATTGGCCCGGCGGTGGCCGATGCTTTGGCGCGTTTGCTGTGTTTATTGCGAGAGCAACAAAGCCCGCCGCCGCAAGATACGGTGAACGGCTTGGCTTGGCAGCAGTGGCCGGTTGCATGA
- a CDS encoding thiazole synthase — protein MNKPLCLYGHEFSSRLLLGTAAYPSLDVLQQAVAAAQPAMLTVSLRRQGAVDSAHGQGVWALLQGLGLPILPNTAGCLSVQEAITTAQMAREVFECDWIKLELIGDDDTLQPDVFQLVEAADVLIKDGFKVLPYCTEDLIACRRLLDVGCTALMPWAAPIGTGLGVVHEYALRVLRERLPKTPLIIDAGLGLPSQAAQVMEWGFDAVLLNTAVSRSGNPVAMAQAFAQAVVAGRLAYGAQPMPPRRAAQASTPTVGQPFWHSAEY, from the coding sequence ATGAACAAACCCCTGTGTTTATACGGGCACGAATTTTCCAGCCGCTTGCTGTTGGGCACCGCGGCCTATCCTTCGTTAGATGTTTTGCAGCAGGCGGTGGCGGCGGCGCAACCGGCCATGCTCACGGTGTCGCTGCGCCGCCAAGGGGCGGTGGATTCGGCGCACGGGCAGGGCGTGTGGGCGCTGTTGCAGGGGCTGGGTTTGCCGATTTTGCCCAATACCGCCGGCTGTTTGAGCGTGCAAGAAGCGATTACCACCGCACAAATGGCGCGCGAAGTGTTTGAATGTGATTGGATTAAGCTGGAGCTGATTGGCGACGACGACACCTTGCAGCCGGATGTATTCCAATTGGTAGAAGCCGCCGATGTGCTGATTAAAGACGGCTTTAAGGTATTGCCGTATTGCACCGAAGATTTGATTGCCTGCCGCCGCCTGCTTGATGTGGGCTGCACTGCGTTGATGCCGTGGGCGGCGCCGATTGGCACCGGCCTGGGCGTGGTACACGAATACGCTTTGCGCGTGTTGCGCGAAAGGCTGCCTAAAACCCCGCTGATTATCGACGCCGGCTTGGGCTTGCCTTCGCAAGCGGCGCAGGTGATGGAGTGGGGCTTTGACGCGGTGCTGCTCAACACCGCCGTGTCGCGCAGCGGCAACCCGGTGGCGATGGCACAGGCATTTGCGCAGGCCGTGGTTGCCGGGCGTTTGGCTTATGGCGCCCAGCCGATGCCGCCGCGCCGCGCCGCCCAAGCCAGCACGCCCACGGTGGGGCAGCCGTTTTGGCACAGCGCGGAGTATTGA
- a CDS encoding glutathione S-transferase, with translation MYQLHIAEKHISSWSLRAWLLLRTLAIPFAETLHRYQPDDLAAQRRAWQAFSPTSKVPVLVDGDTVVWDSLAIAEYVAEAHPQVWPQDKQARAWARSAAAEMHSGFGVLRSQCGFRLDEVAAPAISADLAAELARINQLWNEGLQRFGGPFLAGADFSAVDAFYAPVAMRLQCYQLNGCLNGAAADYAQRLLNLPAMRQWCEEAAI, from the coding sequence ATGTACCAATTACACATTGCCGAAAAGCATATTTCCTCTTGGTCTTTGCGCGCGTGGCTGCTGTTGCGCACGCTGGCGATTCCGTTTGCCGAAACCCTGCACCGCTACCAGCCCGATGATTTGGCGGCGCAGCGGCGGGCGTGGCAGGCGTTTTCGCCCACGTCCAAAGTGCCGGTGCTGGTGGACGGCGACACCGTGGTGTGGGACAGCTTGGCGATTGCCGAATACGTGGCTGAGGCGCACCCGCAGGTGTGGCCGCAAGATAAGCAGGCACGCGCCTGGGCACGCAGCGCGGCGGCAGAAATGCATTCGGGCTTTGGCGTATTGCGCAGCCAATGCGGTTTCCGTTTGGACGAAGTGGCCGCACCCGCCATCAGCGCCGACTTGGCTGCCGAGCTGGCCCGCATCAATCAGCTGTGGAACGAAGGCTTGCAGCGCTTTGGCGGGCCGTTTTTGGCCGGTGCCGATTTTAGCGCGGTGGATGCGTTTTACGCTCCGGTGGCCATGCGCTTGCAGTGCTACCAGCTGAACGGCTGCCTGAATGGCGCTGCTGCCGACTATGCGCAAAGGCTATTGAACTTGCCCGCGATGCGGCAATGGTGTGAAGAAGCGGCGATTTAA